The Chiloscyllium punctatum isolate Juve2018m chromosome 2, sChiPun1.3, whole genome shotgun sequence genome has a window encoding:
- the cox7c gene encoding cytochrome c oxidase subunit 7C, mitochondrial yields the protein MLWARTVRNFSTSLIRRSHYEEGPGKNLPFSVENKWRLLAMMTVFFGSGFAAPFVLVWHQMLKK from the exons ATGTTGTGGGCACGGACGGTTCGCAACTTCAGCACCTCGCTGATCCGCAGGTCACACTATGAGGAGGGACCGGGAAAG AACTTGCCATTTTCTGTGGAGAACAAGTGGAGGCTGTTGGCAATGATGACAGTATTCTTTGGCAGTGGCTTTGCTGCTCCATTTGTTTTAGTCTGGCATCAAATGCTCAAGAAATGA